The segment ATTCTCTTCTGAGCGAGGTttgtctttaataattttattccaggaaaaatatttaaacaacatGGTTGCCCAACATTCACAGATTGAATTGAGACCGAAACCGGCATTATATCTTACATCGGTTTCAAACATATagtataaacttttattaacttCGTAAGTTATTGgttgaaatacatttatactcGATGAAGGAAAAAACACTATTTTGAATGGATTTCTCCTAATGTCTTTTAAGGGTAAAAATTCCTTGCATTTCTTAAGGAGTAAAATCACTTTATCGTTTTTTCCTGCTTTTCTTTGATGTTCGTCCACACGCTCCATAAAAAAGTCTTTGTACCATAATTTGAACATTTCTCGTTTTtctgacaaatttatttttgacttcaaaattttgttgtgATATTTGTTGTCCAAATATCGGACAGTTTCTTCATTttcatattgataaataaaataaggtGGTAGTTTATTACTACCTGTggcatttatacaaaatataccaATTAGTTTGTCATTTCTAAATTTGTCTATGTTAATGTGAGTTTTTGTGTTAGCTTTCTTCCTGTCCACAACTATTTTCCAATTAAAAGACACTTTAAccatactataaatattatcttcactaATATTTTCCCTTTTACGCTGCTGATCgagtttttgaataaattgttcagcttcaatttttcttttgacagATATGTCTTTACTCCAATTCCAACTCTCAGGTaccttttgaaaattttccgttataaattttttaatccatgAATCTCTCGTCTCGTCTGATTCTGATAAATTCTTCtgttctataaatttttgtgcTTTATTCTTAAACATAGCCACAGGAACATTTTGTTTCAATGTAATCTGTTTTGTTATCCATTCaagtaattctttttttattatatcatactGCTCGCTTCGAGAATTTTTACTTGGACTTGTTTCTTCTTTCGCTTGTCGACTTGATCCTGGATTGTTACTTTCAAGTGTATCAAAAGTGTTTTTATTGGTAGGATCACCGCTAAATTCAGccattgaaatattgttgtcTTATTTCCACAAAATATTGATGCGTTGTTGAGTCGAGGGAAATTTTGCTTACGCACTTAACTAATACatacagatatattatataatatacagttttttataattgaaaattatgttaataattattattaaaataatttttttaaaacaactttatatttatatactgtgTGTTACTGATTTAAAAGACACTCCGAAAACTTGTGCTATGCGATGTGAGCTTTTGAAGGATTGAAAATATACTAGCAACTGAATCGTTCTTGTAGTTAATTGCTCTTGAGAAGGACTTtccaaaatataaatgtaaatcaaaatattattgaacaaTCGTTTATCAATCGTCTCACtgacaataatattttcttatttcttatgtTTACTGTTTATACGTAC is part of the Anoplolepis gracilipes chromosome 2, ASM4749672v1, whole genome shotgun sequence genome and harbors:
- the LOC140663222 gene encoding jerky protein-like, translated to MAEFSGDPTNKNTFDTLESNNPGSSRQAKEETSPSKNSRSEQYDIIKKELLEWITKQITLKQNVPVAMFKNKAQKFIEQKNLSESDETRDSWIKKFITENFQKVPESWNWSKDISVKRKIEAEQFIQKLDQQRKRENISEDNIYSMVKVSFNWKIVVDRKKANTKTHINIDKFRNDKLIGIFCINATGSNKLPPYFIYQYENEETVRYLDNKYHNKILKSKINLSEKREMFKLWYKDFFMERVDEHQRKAGKNDKVILLLKKCKEFLPLKDIRRNPFKIVFFPSSSINVFQPITYEVNKSLYYMFETDVRYNAGFGLNSICECWATMLFKYFSWNKIIKDKPRSEENTPSTSFDQTSELHINVTEEDTAIEGLNEPTKKSRRE